In Nitratidesulfovibrio sp. SRB-5, the sequence GCTGACCACGAAGAAGCCGTCCAGCCGTCCTGCGGCCACATAGGCCAGATCCAGCGCGGCGGCACCGCCCCGGCGCATGCCAGCCGCGCAACGGGCCACCGCGCAGAACTGCTCCAGATACCCCTCCATGCCCGGCCATTTGGGCGGCGGCACCACGGTGCCCACGACCGCCTCGTCCAGTCGGGTACGCCGAGCCACATGCAACGGGCGCCCGTTGCAAAACGCCCCCTCCCCGCGCACTGCGGTGAAGAACTCGCGTCTGCCCGGGTCAGCCACCACGCCCAGCACCGCCACACCGTCCACTTCCAGCGCCACGGACACCGCATAATACGGAATCCCGTGCACGTAGTTTACCGTGCCATCCAAGGGATCCACGATCCAGCGGAACGGCGATGCGCCGGAATCACCAGCGCTGTCTCCCGACTCCTCGCCCAGCCGGGCATGGTCGGGGTAGGCCTGCCGGATGCGCGCAAAAATGGCCGCCTCCGAACGGGCGTCCAGTTCCGTGGTGATGTCGCCGGGGCTCTTGGTGGTGGTGCGCACGCGGGCCAGGCGCGAACGCCCACGCGCCAACACGGCGCAGCCCGCCTTGGCGGCATCAAGGGCCACGGCCAGCGCGT encodes:
- a CDS encoding inositol monophosphatase family protein, which translates into the protein MTSSQPDRPVAFGGSLNLEDALAVALDAAKAGCAVLARGRSRLARVRTTTKSPGDITTELDARSEAAIFARIRQAYPDHARLGEESGDSAGDSGASPFRWIVDPLDGTVNYVHGIPYYAVSVALEVDGVAVLGVVADPGRREFFTAVRGEGAFCNGRPLHVARRTRLDEAVVGTVVPPPKWPGMEGYLEQFCAVARCAAGMRRGGAAALDLAYVAAGRLDGFFVVSLKRWDLSAGALLVQEAGGAVADIDGHPDPLHANRLAAANGTLLPALLERLRSR